In Carassius auratus strain Wakin chromosome 39, ASM336829v1, whole genome shotgun sequence, a genomic segment contains:
- the LOC113057981 gene encoding interleukin-12 subunit beta-like isoform X2, with amino-acid sequence MFFLLLSALLFLQSSADGSIKTEESYWTLKPNVLVVNANVGEDVNVPLICGEAYERENITWTKNGYENLDAQGNRIVLTVEGWMGGNYSCFSSEGSYLNHTLVLAQWTYRKFIKNTPEKGYIDCSSNNYGGSFKCDWKWDRNRNGHVAHIKATRPGGSNISCSLDSNGFVTCLDHDYCPYAEEVERINLTIYFRSSFVVESYNTKFYIMDIVRPDMVPIRLINKTSIEVKYPHSWSTPSSYFPLTFQVKEIRCRKHDNCDCSKLNSQEIFFTQSQQLPVTKGMTVCVRARDEFCNSSWSDWNQREVQVNMSE; translated from the exons ATGTTTTTTCTCTTATTGAGTGCGTTGTTGTTTCTCCAGTCCTCTGCTGATGGATCCATCAAAACAGAAGAGAGCTACTGGACACTTAAACCAAATG TGCTTGTGGTGAATGCCAATGTAGGTGAGGATGTAAACGTGCCTCTTATCTGTGGAGAGGCTTATGAAAGGGAAAATATTACATGGACCAAAAACGGCTATGAAAATCTTGATGCCCAAGGAAACAGGATTGTCCTCACAGTAGAGGGGTGGATGGGGGGCAACTACTCTTGTTTCAGTAGTGAGGGATCCTACCTAAACCACACACTGGTGCTGGCTCAGTGGACCTACAGGAAGTTTATCAAGAATACGCCTGAGAAAG GTTACATTGATTGTTCATCTAATAACTATGGAGGTTCCTTCAAATGTGATTGGAAATGGGATAGAAATAGGAACGGCCATGTTGCTCATATCAAAGCCACACG CCCTGGTGGAAGCAACATCAGCTGTTCTCTGGATTCCAATGGATTTGTCACATGCTTAGACCATGACTATTGTCCCTATGCCGAAGAAGTGGAGCGTATCAACCTGACCATATACTTCAGAAGCAGCTTTGTTGTTGAATCCTACAATACAAAGTTCTACATCATGGATATCG TGAGGCCTGATATGGTGCCTATTAGACTGATCAATAAAACATCCATAGAGGTCAAATATCCCCACTCCTGGAGCACACCATCATCCTACTTCCCTCTTACATTCCAAGTGAAAGAGATTCGTTGTCGGAAACATGACAATTGTGACTGCTCCAAACTGAACTCACAGGAG ATTTTCTTCACACAAAGTCAGCAGCTGCCAGTGACAAAAGGGATGAcggtgtgtgtgagagcgagggATGAATTCTGTAATTCCTCATGGAGTGACTGGAACCA GAGGGAAGTTCAAGTCAACATGAGTGAATAG
- the LOC113057981 gene encoding interleukin-12 subunit beta-like isoform X1: protein MFFLLLSALLFLQSSADGSIKTEESYWTLKPNVLVVNANVGEDVNVPLICGEAYERENITWTKNGYENLDAQGNRIVLTVEGWMGGNYSCFSSEGSYLNHTLVLAQWTYRKFIKNTPEKGYIDCSSNNYGGSFKCDWKWDRNRNGHVAHIKATRPGGSNISCSLDSNGFVTCLDHDYCPYAEEVERINLTIYFRSSFVVESYNTKFYIMDIVRPDMVPIRLINKTSIEVKYPHSWSTPSSYFPLTFQVKEIRCRKHDNCDCSKLNSQEIFFTQSQQLPVTKGMTVCVRARDEFCNSSWSDWNQCKTRKHNTQRR, encoded by the exons ATGTTTTTTCTCTTATTGAGTGCGTTGTTGTTTCTCCAGTCCTCTGCTGATGGATCCATCAAAACAGAAGAGAGCTACTGGACACTTAAACCAAATG TGCTTGTGGTGAATGCCAATGTAGGTGAGGATGTAAACGTGCCTCTTATCTGTGGAGAGGCTTATGAAAGGGAAAATATTACATGGACCAAAAACGGCTATGAAAATCTTGATGCCCAAGGAAACAGGATTGTCCTCACAGTAGAGGGGTGGATGGGGGGCAACTACTCTTGTTTCAGTAGTGAGGGATCCTACCTAAACCACACACTGGTGCTGGCTCAGTGGACCTACAGGAAGTTTATCAAGAATACGCCTGAGAAAG GTTACATTGATTGTTCATCTAATAACTATGGAGGTTCCTTCAAATGTGATTGGAAATGGGATAGAAATAGGAACGGCCATGTTGCTCATATCAAAGCCACACG CCCTGGTGGAAGCAACATCAGCTGTTCTCTGGATTCCAATGGATTTGTCACATGCTTAGACCATGACTATTGTCCCTATGCCGAAGAAGTGGAGCGTATCAACCTGACCATATACTTCAGAAGCAGCTTTGTTGTTGAATCCTACAATACAAAGTTCTACATCATGGATATCG TGAGGCCTGATATGGTGCCTATTAGACTGATCAATAAAACATCCATAGAGGTCAAATATCCCCACTCCTGGAGCACACCATCATCCTACTTCCCTCTTACATTCCAAGTGAAAGAGATTCGTTGTCGGAAACATGACAATTGTGACTGCTCCAAACTGAACTCACAGGAG ATTTTCTTCACACAAAGTCAGCAGCTGCCAGTGACAAAAGGGATGAcggtgtgtgtgagagcgagggATGAATTCTGTAATTCCTCATGGAGTGACTGGAACCA ATGCAAAACCAGAAAACACAACACGCAAAGGAGATGA